In one window of Photorhabdus laumondii subsp. laumondii DNA:
- a CDS encoding helix-turn-helix transcriptional regulator yields MHISLPHWICEEDMQLFATRLKEAREARKMTQARLAELLNVDRRVYNRWERGASVPQLDAVVRIAQVLQSSLDSLVGLEPMTPPQIHNPRLQALVMQMDSLSDEDQQALIVLMDSLLKRSKMTQLLTS; encoded by the coding sequence ATGCACATCTCATTACCACACTGGATTTGTGAGGAAGATATGCAACTGTTTGCTACACGGCTAAAGGAAGCCAGAGAAGCCCGCAAGATGACACAAGCAAGATTAGCTGAACTGCTCAACGTTGATCGCCGGGTTTATAACCGTTGGGAACGCGGCGCTTCCGTTCCTCAACTGGATGCCGTGGTCAGGATCGCTCAGGTATTACAAAGTAGTCTGGATTCACTTGTCGGACTGGAACCCATGACACCGCCACAGATACATAATCCGCGTTTACAGGCGCTTGTGATGCAGATGGATTCATTATCAGATGAAGATCAGCAGGCGCTGATTGTGTTGATGGACAGTTTGCTTAAACGTTCGAAGATGACGCAGTTACTGACATCGTAG
- a CDS encoding SymE family type I addiction module toxin, translated as MANRDCNADLAISKARRSYKVGYARTRHEDRSTGMTRYYSQHPSLHLKGNWLEEAGFATGQPVQVSVEHGQLIIRLVENG; from the coding sequence ATGGCTAACCGCGATTGTAATGCAGATTTAGCGATTTCAAAAGCCCGGCGCAGCTATAAGGTGGGGTATGCCCGCACCCGCCACGAAGACCGCAGCACCGGCATGACCCGCTATTACAGCCAGCACCCCAGTTTGCATCTTAAAGGCAACTGGCTGGAAGAAGCGGGCTTTGCCACCGGTCAGCCGGTGCAGGTCAGTGTTGAGCACGGACAGTTGATTATCCGGCTCGTCGAGAACGGCTAA